The DNA segment GGCATGGGTCACCGACCCGGACGGTCACCGCATCGAGTTCGTCCAGTGGCCCCGACGGGCACCCCGACGGCATGACCATCTCCGACCTGGCGGATCCCGGGCAGGACCGATGACCACGTCCCAGCCGCGCAGCGCCAAGGACGTGGTCGCGGAGTTGTTCCGACGGCAGAAGGCAGGCGACGACACGGTCCTCGACGACCTCGTGGCTCCCGACATGATCAACCACGCCGCTGGCCCCCAGGGCCGCGAGGGTCTGCGGACGATCCTGCGCACCATCGAGGTGGACCTCGGGCCGACCGGACTCGAGCAGCACCACCTCATCGGCGAGGGTGACCTCGTCGTCCAGCACGTGACGCTGCACGGCACCCACCGGGCGTCCACCATGCCGCTGCTCGCCGACGTGCCGGTCTCCGGTCGACCGGCTGTGTGGACGTTCATCCACATCTGGCGGGTCGTCGACGGGATGCTCGTCGAGCACTGGGCCTGTCGCGACGACATGGGTCTGGTCGAGCAACTCCGGCCGTCGTGATCGCGGACCGGCTCACCGTTGGTGTCGTGACGCCGCACGCGGCAGCGGGACCCGAGATCGAGCTGCCCGCCATGACAGCCGGTCGTGTCGTCGCGGTGGTGTCCCGGACGAACCCGCCACCGGCGGCGTCGCCGGCGCCGTCGAGGGACGTGCCAGCCGCTCACGCCGAGTTGCGCGCCTCGACCGAGGTCGCCGCGATCGACCGCGCCGCTGCCACCCTGAGGGGCAGGACGCTCGACGCGGTCGTCCACGCGTCGACGACCTCCGGCTACGTCCTCGGTCACCGGGACGAGGCCGCCGCTGTCGCACGCCTCTCGCGACGCTTCGGGGTCCCCGCCGTTGCCAGCTGCGCGGCAGCCGTGGCGGCGCTGCGGACGCACGGGATCGGGCGGGTGCAGCTGGTGCACCCGCCCTGGTTCGACGACGAGTTCGACGCGCTCGGCGACGCGTACTTCCGCAGCCAGGGCTTCGACGCCGTGGTGACCAGAGCGGTGGGTCTTCCCGATGACCCGGCCCGCGTGAGACCTCAGCACGTCATCGACTGGGTCGAGCACCACGTCGAGATCCAGGGCGAGGCCATCTACCTCGCTGGCAACGGGTTCCGCGCCGCGGGAGCGGTGGGAGAACTGGAGCTGCGCACGGGTCGGCTCGTCATCGAGGCCAACCAGGCGCTGCTGTGGGCAGTCCTGACGGCGACGAGCGCGGGGTGGGACGTCACCGGCTACGGCCGGCTGCTCCGGACGAGCACCTCGACGACGTAGGACGGTGACCTGGGCCGCCACACGATCCGGCGGCCACCTCCCTGAGCGGCCCGCTCCGGGCAGGGCGTCAGACGCCGGGCGGGCCGCCGAAGGTGACGTCCACCGCCCTGGCCATGGCGTTGACCAGGAGCTCCTGGTACTTCGCGACCATCGCCACGGTGCTCACGGTGGCCAGGCCGCCGAGCGCAGCCCAGCCCGAGACGTCGCCGCGCTCGAGGTCGTCGGCCCGCGCCCGGGCGGCGGCGCTGAGTCGGGCGCTCGTACGGCGGATCGATGCGCGCAACGCTTCTCCTTCGTCCTGGCCGCTCGCCCACGTCGGCGACGGTCGCGGGACGGACGGTAGGCAGCTCGACGCCCCCCGATCAGGTGTTCCACCCGCTCGTGTGGCCGCTTTCCCACCACGGAGCGTCACGTCGCGCCGATCGGGTGACAGACCCCCGCATCGCCCCGCGCACCGGCGGTTACGCACGGTCACGGGCGGCGACCGGGCTCCGACCGACAGCGACCCCCACCCGCGGACGGGTGGGGGTCGCTGTCGGTGCCGGAGCTGAGAGGCTCAGCCCTGGTAGTTCACGTGCACGTTGTCCATGTGGTTCGCCGTCTTACCGCCCCGGTCCTCCATCTGCTTCCAGGAGCCGGTCGGCGAGGTGAGGATCTTCTGCTCCCAGATGATGTACTCCAGACCCAGCTCGTCCCAGTTGGCGAGGTTGTAGGCGACGATCGCATCGCCGAGGGCGGCGTCGCTGGCCACGATGTAGTCCACCGCCAGCCCCGACGGGTGGCCAGCCGGGTCCACCGCGCTGGCACGGGTGCCGCCGAGGGTGATGCCATCGGCGCCGGGCACGTTGCTGACGACCGCATCGGCGCCGGCCTGCGCCTGCGGCTTGACAGGGCCGGCACTGTTGGTGATCTTCGCCTGCGTGGTGCTGGACGCGATCGTGTACGTCGTCACGGCAGCCGGCGCCGCGGTAGCCGGCGCGGCGGCGGCCGGCGCGGATCCGGAGGTCGCCAGCACCTGACCCGGGACGAGCACGTTCGGGTTGCCGCCGATGACGCCGACGTTGCGCTCGTACAGCGCCCGCCACGGCTCACCGTGGGCGGCGGCGATCTTCGCCAGGGTGTCGCCACGGACGACGGTGTAGCTGCCCGCCGCGGCCGGTGCCGCGACCGGCGCAGCCGCCTGGACGGGCGCGGCAGCGGGAGCCGGCGCCGCGGTGGCGGCCGCGGCCGTCGTGCCGTCGGTCAGCCGCTTGCCGCAGGTCGGCCAGGCGCCGATGCCCTGGCCGGCGAGGACCTTCTCGGCGATCTGGACCTGCTCGGCCGGGGTGGCCAGGTCGGCGCGGGGCGCGAGGCTGGTGCCCCCGTACCCGGCCCACGTCGACTGGCTGAACTGCAGGCCGCCGTAGTAGCCGTTGCCGGTGTTGATGTCCCAGTCGCCGCCGGACTCGCACTGGGCGACGCCGGTCCAGTCGTGGGTGGTGGCGGCCGAGGCCGCCGGGGTGCTCAGGACGCTGAGTCCGACGACGGTCGCCCCTGCGGCGACGGGAACGCCGGCGAGCGCGTGCTTGGTGCGGACATAGCGGGGTGCGCGGTGCTTGGCCATGGTGATCTGATCTCCGATCACCGCCTGCGGGGTCAGCTGTCGGGTTCGGGCGATCGGTGCCCGGCCGCGGTCCGCGGCTTCACCCCGAGGCGCACTGCCGGAGGCATGTGCGCCGAGTTCGTGGGTCCCCCACCCCTGCCCTGGGTTCTGATGAGGCAGCCGGTGGGCAGAGCTCGGCGGTCCGGCGCCACGCTCACGTGTTGGGTGAGCGCGACAAGAAGTTATGAGTCGACTTGTCGATTGTCGTCGTGATGCGCGTCACATTTGAACTTTCAACGGCGTTTCCGCTGGTCCGCCCGCAGACCCGGGAACCTGTGAGCCGAGCCTCCTCGGCGCGTCCGGACGGCGTGTCGGGTGATCATGCAACGCCTCCGGGCACCGCCGCCGACCCGCGCAGGGACGCCAGCAGGTGGGCGAACGCCCGGTCGACGCGGTCGGTGTCACCGGTGGCGTCGAGGTCCATGATCAGCCCGCGGACGACGGCGAGGACGAGCGTCGCGAGCTCCGGACGCCCGAGCGTGCGGAGCCCGTCCTCGAGCGGCGCGAGCCAGTCCGTCGTCGCCTCCCGCCGGAACCCGGGCCACAGCCGCTCCTCCGCGTCCTCGCGCAACCGCCCGAACAGGTCGAGGTACCCCCGCCCCTGCGGCCCGGTCATGCCGGCCCAGGCGCGGCCCAGCGTCGCCAGGTAGTCCTCGCCCTGCCGCACCCGGAGCAGCTCCTCGAAGTACTCGCGCTGACGGGCCCGCGCCCGCCGCAGCACCTCGCGGAGCAGCGCCTCCTTGGTGCCGAAGTGGTACAGCAGCATCCGGGTCGAGGTGCCGGAGGCGACGGCGAACGACTCGAGCCGGTCGGGCAGGCCGCTGGCCAGCGCGTGGTCGGTGCACGCGTCCAGCAGACGCTCGGCGATCTCCGGCTGGCGGTTGCGTCCCACTACGGGATCTTTTCGCGTAACGCGCGGTACGTCTAGCGTTCGGGAGGACCGGTCGCCCGTCCCGAGGAGGTCCCGATGCGAGTGGTGTTCGTGCACGGAGCGTGTGTCCGCGACGGCGCGTGGTGGTGGCACCGCACCGCCGAGCTCCTGGCGCAGCGCGGGGTCGCCAGCGTGGCGCCCGGCCTGCCCAGCTGCGGGGAGACCGGCTCGACCCCGGGTCACGACGGCCCAGGGCTCGGCGAGGACGTCGACTCCGTCGCTGCCGTCCTGCGCGGCAGCGACGAGCCGACCGTCGTCGTGGCGCACAGCTACGGCGGGATCGTGACCGCGGAGGCCGCGGCCGGGGTCGACGCGGTGCGGCACCTGCTGCTGGTCTCCAGCTACCTGCCCGAGGTCGGCGAGAGCCTGTCCTCCTTCGGGCCCGCGGAGCCGGCGCCCTTCCTCGACGTCGACCTGCCGGCCGGGACGTTCGGCGTCCGTCCGGAGCTCCTCGCCGACACCTTCCTGCAGGACTGCCCCGACGTGGCCGGCGACGCCGGCAGCCGGCTGGCCCGGCAGAGCCTGTCGGTCCTCGGCCAGCCGGTGGCGACCGCGGCGTGGCGGCACGTGCCCTCGACCTACCTGGTCTGCGCGCAGGACAGGGGGACGCCGGCGGCGGCGCAGCGCGGCTTCGCCCGGCGCGCGGGCGCGGTCGTCGAGCTCGACGCGGGGCACCACCCGTTCCTCTCCCAGCCGCAGGCCGTCGCCGACCTGCTGCTGGGCCTGCCGACCTGACCGACGTCAGCGGCTCGCTGCGGCCACCTGGGTGGCCTCCTGGCGCTGCCGGTGCAGCCGCAGCCGGTGGCGGCGGGCCTCCGGCGAGTGGACGACGGTGACCGGGCAGGTGGCGTGCGTCGCGCACTGGATGCTCGTCGAGCCGAGCAGCATGGTGTGGAAGCCGCCGTGCCCGCGGCTGCCCACGACCAGCAGGTCCGCGCCGTGCGACTCGCGGACCAGCACGTCCGCCGGCGCGCCGACCTCCGCGCGGACCTGCACGTCGGGCAGCGCGCCGGCCTGCTCGCGCACGACCTCGTCGACCACCGCCTGGGCCTTGTCCCGGTACTGCTTGCCCAGGCTCTCCTGGAACCGCCTGCCCTCGACCGGGCCGAGCCCGACGTACTCCCCCTGCCAGTCCGGCAGCCGGTAGGCGATCACCGCCACCACCGGCACCCCGCGCCGGGCGGCGTCCTCGAGCCCGAACCGCAGCGCGGCCTTCGAGCCGGCCGAGCCGTCGACCGCCACCACCACCCGGGGCCCGCGCGAGGCCTCGGGTCCGGCCGCGGGCACGTCCACGTACAGCGACTCCTCCTCGTCGTGCACCACGCCACCTCCTGGGTTCCCGGCTACCGGGGATGGTCCTCCGGCCGGACGGGCCCCACCAGGGCCCGCTGCGCGGCGCTCACGTGCCCGGCGCGGTCTCCTCGGGACGCCGGGTCGCGTCGCCGCTGAGGTGCTCGGCGAAGAACGCCTCGATCCGCGCCCAGGCGTCGGCCGCGGCCACCGGGTCGGGCT comes from the Modestobacter italicus genome and includes:
- a CDS encoding VOC family protein gives rise to the protein MRTLHVGLRVADLDSSIAFYTSLGYEVLGQVPATELGTLAMLKLPGDEFVSLELVHDPDNGRVGPGGLSHLVIHVEDVHATVARVAARGIPTEEPASPDGSADSWTAWVTDPDGHRIEFVQWPRRAPRRHDHLRPGGSRAGPMTTSQPRSAKDVVAELFRRQKAGDDTVLDDLVAPDMINHAAGPQGREGLRTILRTIEVDLGPTGLEQHHLIGEGDLVVQHVTLHGTHRASTMPLLADVPVSGRPAVWTFIHIWRVVDGMLVEHWACRDDMGLVEQLRPS
- a CDS encoding maleate cis-trans isomerase, whose product is MPAAHAELRASTEVAAIDRAAATLRGRTLDAVVHASTTSGYVLGHRDEAAAVARLSRRFGVPAVASCAAAVAALRTHGIGRVQLVHPPWFDDEFDALGDAYFRSQGFDAVVTRAVGLPDDPARVRPQHVIDWVEHHVEIQGEAIYLAGNGFRAAGAVGELELRTGRLVIEANQALLWAVLTATSAGWDVTGYGRLLRTSTSTT
- a CDS encoding transglycosylase family protein, which codes for MAKHRAPRYVRTKHALAGVPVAAGATVVGLSVLSTPAASAATTHDWTGVAQCESGGDWDINTGNGYYGGLQFSQSTWAGYGGTSLAPRADLATPAEQVQIAEKVLAGQGIGAWPTCGKRLTDGTTAAAATAAPAPAAAPVQAAAPVAAPAAAGSYTVVRGDTLAKIAAAHGEPWRALYERNVGVIGGNPNVLVPGQVLATSGSAPAAAAPATAAPAAVTTYTIASSTTQAKITNSAGPVKPQAQAGADAVVSNVPGADGITLGGTRASAVDPAGHPSGLAVDYIVASDAALGDAIVAYNLANWDELGLEYIIWEQKILTSPTGSWKQMEDRGGKTANHMDNVHVNYQG
- a CDS encoding TetR/AcrR family transcriptional regulator; the protein is MGRNRQPEIAERLLDACTDHALASGLPDRLESFAVASGTSTRMLLYHFGTKEALLREVLRRARARQREYFEELLRVRQGEDYLATLGRAWAGMTGPQGRGYLDLFGRLREDAEERLWPGFRREATTDWLAPLEDGLRTLGRPELATLVLAVVRGLIMDLDATGDTDRVDRAFAHLLASLRGSAAVPGGVA
- a CDS encoding alpha/beta hydrolase, with protein sequence MRVVFVHGACVRDGAWWWHRTAELLAQRGVASVAPGLPSCGETGSTPGHDGPGLGEDVDSVAAVLRGSDEPTVVVAHSYGGIVTAEAAAGVDAVRHLLLVSSYLPEVGESLSSFGPAEPAPFLDVDLPAGTFGVRPELLADTFLQDCPDVAGDAGSRLARQSLSVLGQPVATAAWRHVPSTYLVCAQDRGTPAAAQRGFARRAGAVVELDAGHHPFLSQPQAVADLLLGLPT
- a CDS encoding universal stress protein; the encoded protein is MVHDEEESLYVDVPAAGPEASRGPRVVVAVDGSAGSKAALRFGLEDAARRGVPVVAVIAYRLPDWQGEYVGLGPVEGRRFQESLGKQYRDKAQAVVDEVVREQAGALPDVQVRAEVGAPADVLVRESHGADLLVVGSRGHGGFHTMLLGSTSIQCATHATCPVTVVHSPEARRHRLRLHRQRQEATQVAAASR